One Faecalicatena sp. Marseille-Q4148 DNA window includes the following coding sequences:
- a CDS encoding extracellular solute-binding protein — MKKILQKTYLGIIFFLLYAPIVTLMILSFNNSKTRAKWGGFTGKWYVQLFQNEQIMNALYTTLIIAVLAAAIATVLGTMAAIGIQAMKQRSKTITLGITNIPMLNGEIVMGISLMLLFIAGRINLGFGTILMSHITFCVPYVVLNVLPKLKQTSRYTYEAALDLGASPLYAFFKVVFPDILPGVISGFLLAFTMSLDDFVITHFTKGPGIDTLSTKIYSEVRKGIKPEMYALSTLLFGTVLILLLLVNMEPDTTAKSSKTSRRFSHFLQKKPVRIFLRRVVPAVMALVIIAGGFFYGSKETITGDNQVVVYNWGEYLDPETITLFEEETGINVVYEEFETNEIMYPKVQSGAIAYDVVCPSDYMIQRMIENDLLAEINFDNIPNIKNIGSTYMKTSQQFDPENKYSVPYCWGTIGILYNKTMVDEPIDSWSVLWDEKYRDNILMQDSVRDAFAVALKLSGHSLNSADLDELTAARDLLIEQKPLVQAYVIDQVRDKMIGNEAAIGVIYSGEAIYTQNENKDLEYVVPKEGSNVWIDSWVIPKNAKHKENAEAFINFLCRPDIAKMNFDYITYSTPNEAARALIEDEALRNNTIAFPGPEILDRCETFSYLGDETNDIYNELWREVKSN, encoded by the coding sequence ATGAAAAAAATATTACAGAAAACTTATTTAGGAATTATTTTCTTTCTTTTATATGCACCAATCGTCACATTGATGATTCTTTCATTTAATAATTCCAAAACCCGCGCAAAATGGGGCGGCTTTACCGGGAAATGGTACGTTCAGCTCTTTCAGAATGAACAGATCATGAATGCGCTCTATACCACACTCATCATTGCCGTACTGGCAGCCGCAATTGCCACAGTTCTCGGAACAATGGCTGCCATTGGAATCCAGGCTATGAAGCAGCGGAGCAAAACGATTACACTTGGTATCACAAACATTCCAATGCTTAACGGTGAAATCGTAATGGGAATTTCTCTCATGCTGCTTTTTATTGCGGGACGTATCAATCTCGGATTCGGTACAATCTTAATGTCACATATTACTTTTTGTGTTCCTTATGTTGTACTTAATGTGCTTCCGAAATTAAAACAGACAAGCCGTTATACTTACGAAGCCGCACTGGATCTCGGTGCGTCACCGCTCTACGCATTTTTTAAAGTAGTATTCCCGGATATCCTTCCAGGAGTTATTTCCGGCTTTCTGTTAGCGTTTACAATGTCCCTTGATGATTTTGTGATTACACACTTCACGAAAGGTCCCGGAATTGATACATTATCTACGAAGATCTACAGCGAAGTGCGAAAAGGAATCAAACCGGAAATGTATGCGCTGTCCACCCTTTTATTCGGTACTGTTTTAATTCTCTTACTGCTTGTGAATATGGAACCGGATACAACTGCAAAATCGTCTAAAACCTCTCGCAGATTTTCTCATTTTCTGCAGAAAAAACCGGTGCGGATCTTCTTACGCCGCGTTGTTCCTGCTGTGATGGCACTTGTTATCATCGCCGGCGGATTTTTCTATGGTTCAAAAGAAACGATTACAGGCGATAACCAGGTTGTTGTATACAACTGGGGTGAATACCTGGATCCGGAAACAATCACACTCTTTGAAGAAGAAACCGGAATCAATGTTGTTTACGAAGAGTTTGAAACAAATGAGATTATGTATCCAAAGGTACAGTCCGGCGCCATTGCCTATGATGTTGTCTGCCCTTCGGATTACATGATCCAGCGCATGATTGAAAATGATCTGCTGGCAGAAATTAACTTCGACAACATTCCAAATATCAAAAATATCGGTTCTACCTATATGAAAACTTCACAGCAGTTTGATCCGGAAAATAAGTATTCTGTTCCTTACTGCTGGGGTACTATCGGTATTCTCTACAATAAAACAATGGTAGATGAACCAATTGACAGCTGGTCTGTTCTTTGGGATGAGAAATACAGAGATAACATTCTGATGCAGGACAGCGTCCGGGATGCTTTCGCCGTTGCATTAAAGCTCTCCGGTCACTCTTTAAATTCTGCAGACCTTGATGAACTGACTGCTGCCAGAGATCTTTTGATTGAACAAAAGCCGCTTGTACAGGCCTATGTCATTGACCAGGTGCGCGATAAAATGATCGGAAATGAAGCAGCGATTGGCGTCATTTATTCCGGAGAAGCGATTTATACACAGAATGAAAATAAGGATTTGGAATATGTAGTTCCAAAAGAAGGCTCTAATGTCTGGATCGATTCCTGGGTTATCCCAAAAAATGCAAAACATAAGGAAAATGCAGAAGCATTTATCAATTTCCTCTGCCGTCCTGACATTGCGAAAATGAACTTTGACTACATTACCTACTCTACGCCAAATGAAGCCGCTCGTGCACTGATTGAAGATGAAGCTCTTCGAAATAACACGATTGCTTTCCCTGGCCCGGAGATTTTAGACCGCTGTGAAACCTTTTCT
- a CDS encoding ABC transporter permease — protein sequence MKKDFFSDRVREIFLRWKNECGKNKKKYLAGPYLFWSVSFTIIPLLMIFYYGLTDADGAFTFANIAEITTPENLKALGLALLLSLISTLICLILAYPLAMILANSNVNHTNFLVLIFILPMWMNFLLRTLAWQTLLEKNGVINSILGFFHLPALEIINTPYAIILGMVYNFLPFMVLPIYNVLVKIDKDVIHAAKDLGANNVQTFFKIIVPLSLPGIISGVTMVFIPALTTFVISDLLGGSKILLIGNVIEQEFKQSSNWNVGSGLSIVLMIFILISMAIIGKYDKDGEGTAF from the coding sequence ATGAAAAAAGATTTTTTTTCCGATCGGGTTCGGGAGATTTTTCTTCGCTGGAAAAATGAATGCGGAAAAAACAAAAAGAAATATCTCGCCGGCCCATATCTGTTCTGGTCTGTCTCTTTTACGATCATCCCGTTGTTGATGATCTTCTATTACGGACTGACCGATGCAGACGGTGCATTTACGTTCGCAAATATTGCTGAGATCACGACTCCGGAGAACTTGAAAGCGCTCGGTCTTGCGCTCCTGCTCTCTCTTATCAGTACCTTGATCTGCCTGATCCTTGCCTATCCGTTGGCAATGATTCTTGCGAATTCCAACGTAAATCATACAAATTTTCTTGTGTTGATCTTCATCCTCCCAATGTGGATGAATTTTCTTTTGCGTACGCTTGCATGGCAGACACTGCTTGAGAAAAACGGTGTCATCAACAGCATCCTCGGATTCTTCCACCTTCCGGCGCTGGAAATTATTAATACGCCTTATGCAATCATTCTCGGTATGGTATATAATTTCCTGCCGTTCATGGTATTGCCAATCTACAATGTTCTCGTAAAGATTGACAAAGATGTTATCCACGCCGCAAAAGATCTTGGCGCCAATAACGTACAGACATTTTTCAAAATCATTGTACCCCTCAGCCTCCCGGGCATCATCAGCGGAGTTACAATGGTATTTATTCCTGCACTGACAACTTTCGTCATCTCCGATCTTCTTGGCGGAAGTAAAATTCTGCTCATCGGCAATGTCATTGAACAGGAATTTAAGCAGAGCAGTAACTGGAACGTGGGAAGCGGACTTTCCATTGTACTGATGATCTTCATCCTCATCAGTATGGCCATCATCGGCAAATACGATAAAGACGGGGAGGGTACGGCATTCTAA
- a CDS encoding ABC transporter ATP-binding protein: MANKLIDIVNISKSYGDNLVLDELNLYIRENEFLTLLGPSGCGKTTLLRILGGFETPDSGKVIFDGKDITNLAPNKRQLNTVFQKYALFTHMTIAENIAFGLKIKGKSKAYIQDKIKYALKLVNLDGFENRSADSLSGGQQQRIAIARAIVNEPKVLLLDEPLGALDLKLRQDMQYELIRLKNELGITFIYVTHDQEEALTMSDTIVVMNQGYIQQIGTPEDIYNEPENAFVADFIGDSNIISGRMIRDRLVNILGADFECVDTGFGRNRPVDVVIRPEDIDLVKPNEGVINGIVTHLIFKGVHYEMEVSANNYELLVHSTDMFPVGTEVGIRVDPFDIQIMNKPESEDEEAVNIEE; the protein is encoded by the coding sequence GTGGCGAATAAATTAATTGACATTGTTAATATTTCTAAATCTTATGGGGATAATCTTGTCCTCGATGAATTGAATCTCTACATCCGGGAGAATGAATTTCTGACTCTGCTTGGACCGAGTGGATGTGGAAAAACAACTTTACTTCGAATTCTTGGCGGATTTGAAACTCCGGACTCCGGAAAAGTTATTTTCGATGGCAAAGACATTACGAATCTTGCTCCGAATAAACGTCAGCTGAATACCGTATTTCAGAAATATGCACTCTTCACACATATGACAATTGCTGAAAATATTGCTTTTGGATTAAAGATTAAAGGCAAATCGAAAGCCTATATTCAGGATAAGATTAAATATGCATTGAAACTTGTAAACCTGGATGGATTTGAAAACCGCTCTGCCGACTCTCTAAGCGGCGGACAGCAGCAGCGAATCGCCATTGCAAGAGCGATTGTCAATGAACCAAAGGTACTCCTTCTTGACGAACCTCTCGGCGCTCTTGACTTAAAACTTCGCCAAGATATGCAGTACGAGTTGATCCGACTGAAAAATGAACTTGGAATCACTTTTATTTATGTTACCCATGATCAGGAAGAAGCCCTTACCATGTCCGACACCATTGTTGTCATGAATCAGGGCTATATTCAGCAGATCGGTACACCGGAAGATATTTACAATGAACCGGAAAATGCTTTCGTGGCAGACTTCATCGGTGACAGTAATATTATTTCAGGACGCATGATCCGAGACCGCCTTGTTAACATCCTCGGCGCAGATTTCGAGTGTGTTGATACCGGATTTGGACGCAACCGTCCGGTCGATGTTGTAATTCGCCCGGAAGATATTGATCTCGTCAAACCAAACGAAGGCGTTATTAACGGAATTGTCACACACCTGATTTTCAAAGGTGTCCACTATGAGATGGAAGTCTCTGCGAACAATTATGAACTGCTCGTCCACAGTACCGATATGTTTCCGGTTGGTACAGAAGTTGGAATCCGAGTAGATCCATTTGATATCCAGATTATGAACAAACCGGAATCTGAAGATGAGGAGGCTGTAAACATTGAAGAATAA
- the aroC gene encoding chorismate synthase, translated as MSGSIYGQLFTITTWGESHGAGIGVVIDGCPAGLLLEASDIQHYLNRRKPGQSRFTTARKENDSVEILSGVFEGRTTGTPISLLVRNTDQHSKDYGNLKNCYRPGHADYTFDSKFGFRDYRGGGRSSGRETIGRVAAGAIAAKILKELNIHVCAYTKAIGPVVIKTSEYDFSQLGENPLYMPHKEKAILASEYLSDCISRQDSCSGIIECQITGMPSGIGDPVFEKLDANLAKAVLSVGAVKGFEIGDGFTAACAMGSEHNDSFCSEPTESGPKISKRTNHSGGVLGGMSDGSTICFRAAVKPTPSISHPQKTVTASGEEIELSIHGRHDPIIVPRAVVVIESMAAITVLDALLKNMSSRMDSLLRFYQ; from the coding sequence ATGTCTGGATCAATTTACGGACAACTTTTTACAATTACAACATGGGGAGAATCCCACGGAGCCGGCATTGGCGTCGTTATTGACGGCTGTCCTGCCGGACTTCTGCTGGAAGCCAGCGATATTCAACACTATTTAAATAGGAGAAAACCCGGTCAAAGTCGTTTTACTACTGCAAGAAAAGAAAATGATTCTGTAGAAATCCTCTCCGGCGTTTTTGAAGGCCGCACAACCGGAACTCCCATCTCTCTTCTTGTCAGAAACACAGATCAACATTCCAAAGATTACGGCAATTTAAAAAACTGCTATCGGCCCGGACACGCTGATTACACCTTTGACAGCAAGTTTGGATTCCGGGACTATCGCGGCGGTGGACGTTCTTCCGGACGGGAAACAATCGGTCGTGTCGCTGCCGGCGCTATTGCCGCCAAAATTCTTAAAGAATTGAATATCCACGTTTGTGCATATACGAAAGCAATTGGTCCTGTTGTGATCAAAACATCCGAGTATGATTTCTCACAGCTTGGAGAAAATCCTCTTTATATGCCGCATAAGGAAAAAGCTATCCTGGCATCGGAATATCTTTCCGACTGTATTTCCCGTCAAGATTCCTGTAGCGGAATTATTGAATGCCAGATTACCGGAATGCCTTCCGGTATTGGCGATCCTGTATTTGAAAAACTGGATGCGAATCTGGCTAAGGCAGTTCTCTCTGTCGGGGCGGTAAAAGGATTTGAAATCGGAGACGGCTTTACAGCAGCCTGTGCAATGGGAAGTGAACATAACGATTCTTTCTGCTCTGAACCGACAGAATCCGGACCAAAAATTTCCAAACGGACAAACCATTCCGGAGGAGTGCTTGGCGGAATGAGCGATGGCAGTACCATTTGTTTCCGGGCTGCTGTAAAACCGACGCCATCGATTTCACATCCGCAGAAGACAGTCACTGCATCCGGTGAAGAAATAGAGCTGAGTATTCATGGAAGACATGATCCGATTATCGTTCCAAGAGCTGTTGTCGTCATAGAATCTATGGCCGCTATTACTGTTCTTGATGCGCTTTTGAAAAATATGAGCTCCCGCATGGATTCTTTGCTTCGTTTCTATCAGTAA
- a CDS encoding L,D-transpeptidase/peptidoglycan binding protein, whose product MSKKKDIKSQEDIDQNWRAHEDDYDNSEEAYEDEYDASEEDAYEDEYDDSEEDEYEDEYDDSEEEEYEEDYDDSEEDDEFSDEEESYEEELENYKKRKKRRKIIGITVGSILGVLLAVYFGAAFYFQEHYYFFTEINGKDFSGKTVADVEKYMESQVSGYTLTLKELDGGQEQILGSEIGLKYQPGTELKKYLEKQNPFLWPQAFWKKDKVQTSIGVKYDENALNEKITSLTIMQPENQTPPVSAVPVFNGTEYVIQPETYGTQVNDEVFRTKVAEAIHQFQPMLEMESEGCYAKPQFTSQSQEVVAAKDTMNSYLNAAITYDLNPNTEVVDRTLISQWLAADANMAVAVNREQVAAYVADLAARYNTVGTTRTIQTPAGKTAQVSGGSYGWEINQEAEIEALIGNITRSEQVTREPEYSQRAVIHAANDWGNTFIEVDLSAQHMWYIVDGASAFEADVVTGKPDPKHATPAGIFSILEKMRNKVLKGEIQENGKPEYETPVSYWMRVTWTGIGFHDATWQSSFGGTRYKDGYGSHGCINMTYNGAATLYDMIYVGVPVIMHY is encoded by the coding sequence ATGAGCAAGAAGAAAGATATAAAATCTCAAGAAGATATAGATCAGAATTGGCGTGCCCATGAAGATGATTACGACAATTCTGAGGAAGCGTATGAAGACGAATACGATGCTTCTGAGGAAGATGCGTATGAAGACGAGTACGATGATTCTGAGGAAGATGAGTATGAAGACGAGTACGATGATTCTGAGGAAGAAGAATATGAAGAGGATTATGATGATTCTGAGGAAGATGATGAGTTTTCAGACGAAGAAGAATCATATGAAGAAGAGCTTGAAAATTATAAAAAACGAAAAAAACGGCGTAAGATTATCGGGATTACTGTAGGAAGTATTTTGGGTGTGCTTCTGGCAGTTTATTTTGGAGCTGCTTTTTATTTTCAGGAGCACTACTACTTTTTTACAGAGATCAACGGAAAAGATTTTTCCGGGAAAACGGTTGCAGATGTGGAAAAGTATATGGAATCTCAGGTAAGTGGTTACACATTGACATTGAAAGAACTGGATGGAGGACAGGAACAGATTTTAGGTTCCGAAATCGGTCTGAAATATCAGCCGGGCACAGAACTGAAAAAGTATCTTGAGAAACAGAATCCATTTCTATGGCCGCAGGCATTTTGGAAGAAAGATAAAGTTCAGACCAGCATCGGGGTAAAATATGATGAAAATGCTCTGAATGAGAAGATTACATCACTGACGATCATGCAGCCGGAGAATCAGACACCGCCTGTTTCAGCTGTGCCGGTATTTAATGGAACAGAATATGTAATTCAGCCTGAAACATATGGAACACAGGTCAATGATGAAGTATTCCGTACAAAAGTGGCAGAGGCGATTCATCAGTTTCAGCCGATGCTTGAAATGGAATCAGAAGGATGTTATGCAAAACCGCAGTTTACATCACAGTCTCAGGAGGTTGTAGCGGCGAAAGATACGATGAACAGCTATTTGAATGCAGCAATCACTTATGACTTGAACCCGAATACAGAAGTTGTGGATCGAACCCTGATCTCACAGTGGCTTGCTGCCGATGCGAATATGGCAGTTGCGGTAAACAGAGAACAGGTAGCAGCTTATGTCGCTGATCTGGCGGCAAGATATAATACAGTAGGCACAACACGAACAATTCAGACGCCGGCAGGAAAGACAGCTCAGGTATCAGGTGGTTCTTATGGTTGGGAAATCAACCAGGAAGCAGAGATAGAGGCGTTGATTGGGAATATTACAAGAAGTGAACAGGTAACAAGAGAGCCGGAATATAGTCAGAGAGCTGTGATACATGCAGCAAATGACTGGGGAAATACATTTATTGAAGTGGATTTGTCTGCACAGCATATGTGGTATATTGTCGATGGCGCAAGTGCGTTTGAGGCTGATGTAGTTACGGGAAAACCGGATCCAAAACATGCGACGCCGGCTGGAATTTTTTCTATTTTAGAAAAGATGAGAAATAAAGTATTAAAAGGCGAGATACAGGAAAATGGGAAACCGGAATATGAGACGCCGGTAAGTTACTGGATGCGTGTCACATGGACGGGAATCGGCTTTCATGATGCCACATGGCAGTCTTCCTTTGGCGGCACCCGGTATAAAGACGGTTATGGTTCTCACGGATGCATTAACATGACATATAACGGGGCAGCTACCTTGTATGATATGATTTATGTGGGTGTTCCGGTAATCATGCACTATTAG
- the tgt gene encoding tRNA guanosine(34) transglycosylase Tgt codes for MYHLLKKDGLAKRGRLETVHGVIETPVFMNVGTIAAIKGAVSTDDLRQIGTQVELSNTYHLHVRPGDEIVKQLGGLHKFMNWDRPILTDSGGFQVFSLAKLRKIKEEGVYFNSHVDGRKIFMGPEQSMQIQSNLASTIAMAFDECPSSVATREYMENSVARTTRWLARCKAEMQRLNSLEDTINKNQLLFGINQGGIYDDIRIEHAKQISELDLDGYAVGGLAVGETHEEMYRILESVVPYLPSDKPTYLMGVGTPANILEAVERGVDFFDCVYPSRNGRHGHVYTNHGKMNLFNKKYELDERPIEEGCQCPACRSYTRAYIRHLLKAGEMLGMRLCVLHNLYFYNHMMEEIRQAIEEGRYQSYKKAKLAGFEQKEA; via the coding sequence ATGTATCATTTATTGAAAAAAGACGGTCTTGCAAAGCGAGGACGTCTTGAGACAGTTCATGGAGTGATTGAAACTCCGGTATTTATGAATGTAGGAACGATTGCAGCAATTAAAGGCGCTGTTTCTACAGATGATCTCCGTCAGATTGGGACGCAGGTGGAATTATCAAATACGTATCATCTGCATGTGCGTCCGGGAGATGAAATTGTCAAACAACTTGGCGGTCTTCATAAGTTCATGAATTGGGATCGTCCGATTCTGACAGATTCCGGCGGATTTCAAGTATTTTCTCTGGCAAAACTTCGTAAAATTAAAGAAGAAGGTGTTTATTTTAATTCTCATGTGGATGGCCGGAAGATTTTTATGGGTCCGGAGCAGAGCATGCAGATTCAGTCTAATCTGGCATCTACGATTGCAATGGCATTTGATGAATGTCCGTCCAGCGTGGCGACAAGAGAATACATGGAGAATTCAGTTGCCCGTACAACAAGGTGGCTTGCAAGATGTAAAGCAGAGATGCAGCGTCTGAACTCACTGGAAGACACCATTAATAAAAATCAGCTTCTCTTTGGTATTAATCAGGGGGGGATTTATGATGATATTCGCATTGAACATGCGAAGCAGATTTCAGAACTTGATCTGGATGGATATGCTGTCGGAGGACTCGCAGTAGGAGAAACACATGAAGAAATGTACCGCATTTTAGAGTCAGTTGTACCGTATTTACCATCGGATAAGCCTACTTATCTGATGGGAGTGGGAACTCCGGCAAATATTTTAGAAGCAGTAGAAAGAGGCGTAGATTTCTTTGACTGTGTGTATCCTAGCAGAAATGGAAGGCATGGACACGTTTATACAAATCATGGAAAGATGAACTTGTTTAATAAGAAATATGAACTGGATGAACGGCCGATCGAGGAAGGCTGTCAGTGTCCGGCGTGCAGAAGCTATACAAGAGCCTATATCAGACATCTTTTGAAGGCGGGAGAAATGCTTGGAATGCGTCTTTGCGTTCTTCATAATTTATATTTCTATAATCATATGATGGAAGAAATACGTCAGGCGATTGAAGAAGGACGGTATCAGTCTTATAAAAAGGCAAAATTAGCAGGGTTTGAACAGAAAGAAGCATAA
- the yajC gene encoding preprotein translocase subunit YajC, whose protein sequence is MKGILASGQGGTMGLFPIILMYVAIFGIMYFLLMRPQKKEKKRLAAMIADMEVGDTVLTTSGFYGVVIDISETDVIVEFGNNKNCRIPMQKAAIMQVEKPGA, encoded by the coding sequence ATGAAAGGTATATTAGCTTCAGGACAGGGAGGAACAATGGGATTATTTCCGATTATTTTAATGTATGTTGCTATTTTCGGAATCATGTATTTCTTATTGATGCGTCCACAGAAAAAAGAGAAAAAGAGACTGGCAGCGATGATCGCTGATATGGAAGTAGGCGATACAGTATTGACTACAAGCGGATTTTATGGTGTTGTAATTGATATTTCTGAAACAGATGTCATCGTAGAATTCGGTAACAACAAGAACTGCCGTATCCCGATGCAGAAGGCTGCAATTATGCAGGTGGAGAAACCGGGAGCATAG
- the ltrA gene encoding group II intron reverse transcriptase/maturase gives MISNKGKNTPGIDGKVWKTEKEKGDAITTLQTNGYRASALRRIYIEKFGKKEKRPLGIPTMKDRAMQALQLLGLEPVAETLADTVSFGFRKYRGTQDAMAYGFSILCRKDSPQWILEGDIKGCFDNISHKWLEENIPMDAKILKQFMKCGYVYDKELYPTTDGTPQGGIISPTLANMTLDGMENLIKQKYWSNTKGTISVKNNEKKVHLIKYADDFIVTASDRETLKDIKEMLKIFLGKRGLILSEEKTKLTSIHEGFDFLGWNFRKYNGKLIIKPSNKSIRKIRKTISEVIKENKTSTQESLIYQLNQIIRGWAEYHHSACSKKTFSQIDHTTWEMLWKWAKRRHPNKCKSWIVNKYWKHHKGRDWSFKSDRNVLFYMNDMPIIRYPQLRLNTNPFLDAEYFENRKKNRDSKRRKAIRSNKAAQIGYYAL, from the coding sequence GTGATTTCAAACAAAGGGAAGAATACGCCAGGTATTGACGGAAAAGTGTGGAAAACAGAAAAGGAAAAAGGGGATGCTATTACAACGTTGCAGACTAATGGTTACAGAGCATCAGCATTGCGAAGAATCTACATAGAAAAGTTTGGGAAAAAGGAGAAACGTCCACTAGGAATCCCCACCATGAAAGACAGGGCGATGCAGGCATTGCAGTTACTGGGATTAGAGCCAGTCGCAGAGACGCTTGCAGATACAGTATCATTCGGATTCCGAAAATACAGAGGTACTCAAGATGCAATGGCGTATGGGTTTAGCATTTTATGCCGAAAGGATTCACCACAATGGATACTTGAGGGAGATATAAAAGGATGTTTTGACAACATCAGTCATAAATGGCTAGAGGAAAACATTCCGATGGATGCAAAAATACTCAAACAATTCATGAAGTGTGGATATGTGTATGATAAAGAATTGTATCCTACTACAGACGGAACCCCACAGGGAGGAATCATCTCGCCAACTTTGGCGAATATGACGCTTGACGGAATGGAAAATCTGATTAAACAAAAGTATTGGAGCAATACAAAGGGAACCATTAGTGTCAAGAATAATGAAAAAAAGGTACATCTAATAAAGTATGCAGATGATTTCATTGTGACGGCATCGGACAGAGAAACATTGAAGGACATAAAAGAGATGCTGAAGATATTTCTTGGTAAAAGAGGGTTGATTCTATCAGAAGAAAAGACAAAACTGACATCAATCCACGAGGGATTCGACTTTCTAGGATGGAACTTTAGAAAATACAATGGGAAGCTAATTATTAAACCATCAAATAAGTCTATTCGCAAGATTAGGAAAACAATCAGTGAAGTAATCAAGGAAAACAAAACCAGTACACAAGAAAGTCTGATCTATCAATTAAATCAGATAATAAGAGGATGGGCTGAGTACCACCATTCAGCATGTTCCAAAAAAACCTTTAGTCAAATAGACCACACTACATGGGAGATGCTGTGGAAATGGGCGAAAAGGAGACATCCGAATAAATGTAAAAGCTGGATTGTCAATAAATACTGGAAGCACCATAAAGGGAGGGATTGGAGTTTTAAATCAGACAGAAATGTACTCTTTTACATGAACGACATGCCAATCATTCGCTATCCTCAGTTGAGATTGAATACTAATCCGTTTCTGGACGCTGAATATTTTGAAAACAGAAAAAAGAATAGGGACAGTAAAAGACGCAAAGCCATACGTTCCAATAAAGCCGCGCAAATAGGTTATTATGCGTTATAA
- the ltrA gene encoding group II intron reverse transcriptase/maturase, with the protein MDKSSLMEQILSSENLNRAYQQVVRNKGAEGVDGMEYTELKEHLAKNGEIIKEQLRTRKYKPQPVRRVEIPKSDGGVRNLGIPTVTDRFIQQAIAQVLTPIYEEQFHDHSYGFRPNRCAQQAILTALDMVNDGNDWIIDIDLEKFFDTVNHDKLMTIIGRTIKDGDVISIVRKYLVSGIMIDDEYEDSIMGTPQGGNLSPLLANIMLNELDKEMEKRGLNFVRYADDCIIMVGSEMSAKRVMRNISRFIEEKLGLKVNMTKSKIDRPRGLKYLGFGFYFDTRAHQFKAKPHAKSVAKFKKRMKELTCRSWSVSNSYKVEKLNQLIRGWINYYKIGSMKTLCKKLDGNIRYRLRICIWKHWKTPQNRAKNLIKLGVPRWAAWRTAYAKGYARVCRASDVSQAISNKRLASFGLISMLDYYTERCVTC; encoded by the coding sequence ATGGACAAAAGTAGTCTAATGGAGCAGATACTTTCTAGTGAGAACCTCAATAGAGCGTATCAGCAAGTCGTACGAAATAAAGGTGCAGAGGGAGTGGACGGAATGGAGTACACAGAACTTAAAGAACACCTTGCAAAGAACGGCGAAATCATTAAGGAGCAATTGAGGACAAGAAAATATAAACCTCAACCAGTACGAAGAGTGGAGATACCAAAATCTGATGGCGGTGTCAGAAATCTGGGAATACCAACAGTAACAGATAGATTTATACAACAAGCTATTGCACAGGTTTTAACACCAATCTATGAAGAACAGTTCCATGATCATAGTTATGGATTCAGACCAAATAGGTGTGCACAGCAGGCAATTCTGACAGCATTAGACATGGTGAATGACGGTAACGACTGGATTATAGACATTGACTTGGAAAAGTTCTTTGATACAGTAAACCATGACAAGCTTATGACTATCATAGGCAGAACCATTAAAGATGGAGATGTAATCTCTATTGTCAGAAAATACCTTGTCAGTGGAATCATGATTGACGATGAGTATGAGGATTCTATTATGGGAACACCACAAGGGGGAAACCTTTCACCACTGCTGGCAAACATCATGTTAAATGAACTGGACAAAGAAATGGAAAAGAGAGGACTTAACTTTGTAAGATACGCAGATGACTGTATCATCATGGTTGGAAGTGAAATGTCCGCCAAAAGAGTTATGAGAAATATCTCACGATTTATTGAAGAGAAACTAGGGCTTAAGGTCAACATGACCAAGAGCAAAATAGATAGACCAAGGGGGCTTAAATACCTTGGGTTTGGATTCTACTTTGATACAAGAGCACATCAGTTTAAGGCGAAACCACATGCAAAATCAGTTGCGAAGTTCAAGAAGAGAATGAAGGAACTCACTTGCCGTAGTTGGAGCGTTAGCAACAGTTACAAAGTAGAGAAACTGAATCAGCTTATTAGAGGGTGGATTAACTATTACAAGATAGGTAGTATGAAAACCTTATGCAAAAAGTTAGATGGAAATATCAGATACAGACTTCGCATATGTATTTGGAAACATTGGAAAACACCACAGAATCGTGCAAAGAACCTAATAAAACTTGGAGTGCCCAGATGGGCAGCGTGGAGGACGGCATATGCCAAAGGCTATGCAAGAGTCTGTCGTGCATCTGATGTAAGCCAAGCAATAAGCAATAAGAGACTAGCCTCATTTGGACTAATCTCTATGTTAGATTATTACACCGAAAGGTGTGTTACATGTTAA